A DNA window from Spirochaetota bacterium contains the following coding sequences:
- a CDS encoding helix-turn-helix domain-containing protein — protein sequence SVMTVLLMAAGYIIGSVGLLRAGGIMAGVLVVGAYLAGQRYPQFMQFLAIQAKRRRYERSLLDGMDFEAVSARLSGLMEEGRLYTREDLTLKALSDSLAITPHQLSQLLNERFKMNFKSYVNSYRVNDARRILVEEPESSVISVAYVVGFNSKSSFYRAFLRETGTTPHEYRAAALDALPHKDSPGL from the coding sequence ATCGGTCATGACGGTGCTGCTCATGGCCGCCGGATACATAATCGGTTCGGTGGGCCTGCTCAGGGCGGGGGGGATCATGGCGGGGGTGCTCGTGGTGGGGGCGTACCTGGCGGGCCAGAGGTATCCCCAGTTCATGCAATTCCTGGCGATCCAGGCGAAGAGGAGGCGGTATGAGCGCTCGCTGCTCGACGGCATGGATTTCGAGGCGGTAAGCGCGCGCCTTTCGGGACTCATGGAAGAGGGAAGGCTCTATACCCGCGAAGACCTCACGCTCAAGGCGCTTTCCGACTCGCTTGCAATCACGCCGCACCAGCTTTCACAGCTGCTGAACGAACGCTTCAAAATGAATTTCAAATCCTACGTGAACTCCTACAGGGTAAACGACGCCCGTCGCATCCTCGTGGAAGAACCGGAAAGCTCCGTTATCTCGGTCGCCTACGTGGTAGGATTCAATTCCAAGTCGTCCTTTTACCGCGCTTTTTTGCGCGAGACGGGCACGACACCGCATGAGTATCGCGCCGCCGCGCTCGACGCCCTCCCGCACAAGGATAGTCCCGGATTATAG
- a CDS encoding iron-containing alcohol dehydrogenase, with product MKYPNVKFEPLFSWVNRPRIMYAPGLRSELGFEMEQLGGKKAAIFTDKGLVAAGVAGMVADAVKNSGLELAGIFDSIIQDARIDIINQGAAFYRQSGADCMVAVGGGSVMDTAKAINIMIGGGNDDFQPLADQAGLWEGAKPLPPHIAFPTTAGTGCEVTSAMVVMDSKAHAKLQVTHPYCNADLAMLDPELTAKLPAKITAFTGMDALTHAIEGMTSTGAEPISDALGLHAIRLIFKYLPVAVKSPEDIDARGHMLIASTLAGMCFGNTMTGGVHATAHALGALYGIPHGLANSIMLPIVMDFNVPEAADRYMMIADAMGLDVTGKKPAEAAKMAVKAVVALKKKIGLTETLKDFKVPKDQEKLMPLVELAGADGQVSYNPRYLEEADILKLYLKAI from the coding sequence ATGAAGTATCCAAACGTCAAGTTTGAACCGTTATTTTCTTGGGTAAACAGACCAAGAATCATGTATGCGCCCGGGCTGCGGTCCGAGCTGGGATTCGAGATGGAGCAGCTGGGCGGCAAAAAGGCCGCGATCTTCACCGACAAAGGACTGGTGGCTGCCGGGGTTGCCGGTATGGTAGCCGACGCGGTGAAGAATTCGGGCCTTGAGCTTGCGGGTATCTTCGATTCCATCATCCAGGACGCGAGGATCGACATCATCAACCAGGGGGCGGCCTTTTACCGTCAATCCGGCGCCGATTGCATGGTCGCCGTCGGGGGCGGAAGCGTCATGGATACCGCCAAGGCTATCAATATCATGATTGGCGGGGGGAATGACGATTTTCAACCGCTGGCGGACCAGGCCGGACTCTGGGAGGGCGCCAAGCCCCTTCCCCCGCATATCGCTTTCCCCACCACGGCCGGGACGGGATGCGAGGTAACGAGTGCCATGGTGGTGATGGACTCCAAAGCCCATGCCAAGCTGCAGGTCACCCATCCATACTGCAACGCCGACCTTGCCATGCTGGATCCGGAACTGACGGCGAAGCTGCCTGCGAAGATCACCGCGTTTACCGGAATGGATGCCCTGACCCATGCTATCGAAGGAATGACCTCCACCGGGGCAGAGCCCATTTCCGACGCGCTGGGGCTGCATGCCATACGTCTCATCTTCAAGTATCTTCCTGTCGCCGTCAAAAGCCCGGAAGACATTGATGCAAGGGGACACATGCTCATCGCGAGTACCCTGGCGGGGATGTGCTTTGGAAATACCATGACCGGCGGGGTCCATGCGACGGCGCACGCCCTGGGCGCGCTTTACGGAATTCCACACGGGCTCGCCAATTCAATAATGCTTCCCATCGTGATGGATTTTAACGTGCCGGAGGCGGCGGATCGATACATGATGATAGCGGACGCCATGGGGCTCGACGTGACCGGTAAGAAGCCGGCCGAAGCGGCGAAAATGGCGGTTAAGGCCGTTGTGGCTCTCAAGAAGAAGATCGGGCTTACAGAAACGCTCAAGGATTTCAAGGTTCCCAAAGACCAGGAGAAGCTGATGCCGTTGGTCGAACTGGCAGGCGCGGACGGCCAGGTCAGTTATAATCCGCGCTACCTCGAAGAAGCGGATATCTTAAAGCTTTATTTGAAAGCAATTTAA